A window of Candidatus Pantoea floridensis contains these coding sequences:
- the rpoB gene encoding DNA-directed RNA polymerase subunit beta, which yields MVYSYTEKKRIRKDFGKRPQVLDIPYLLSIQLDSFQKFIEQDPEGQYGLEAAFRSVFPISSYSGNSELQYVSYRLGEPVFDVTECQIRGVTYSAPLRVKLRLVIYEREAPEGTVKDIKEQEVYMGEIPLMTDNGTFVINGTERVIVSQLHRSPGVFFDSDKGKTHSSGKVLYNARIIPYRGSWLDFEFDPKDNLFVRIDRRRKLPASIILRALNFTSEQILDLFFDKVVYEIRDNKLQMELVPERLRGETASFDIEANGTVYVEKGRRITARHIRQLEKDSIQHIEVPVEYIAGKVVAKDYVDLNTGELIVPANMELSLDLLAKLSQSGHKRIETLFTNDLDHGAYISETLRVDPTSDRLSALVEIYRMMRPGEPPTREAAENLFENLFFSEDRYDLSAVGRMKFNRSLLRDEIEGSGILSKDDIIEVMKKLIGIRNGIGEVDDIDHLGNRRIRSVGEMAENQFRVGLVRVERAVKERLSLGDLDTLMPQDMINAKPISAAVKEFFGSSQLSQFMDQNNPLSEITHKRRISALGPGGLTRERAGFEVRDVHPTHYGRVCPIETPEGPNIGLINSLSVYAQTNEYGFLETPYRRVVDGKVSDEIHYLSAIEEGNYVIAQANTNLADDGSFVDDLVTCRSKGESSLFSRDQVDYMDVSTQQVVSVGASLIPFLEHDDANRALMGANMQRQAVPTLRADKPLVGTGMERAVAVDSGVTAVAKRGGTVQYVDASRIVIKVNEEEMYPGEAGIDIYNLTKYTRSNQNTCINQMPCVNLGEPIERGDVLADGPSTDLGELALGQNMRVAFMPWNGYNFEDSILVSERVVQEDRFTTIHIQELACVSRDTKLGPEEITADIPNVGEAALSKLDESGIVYIGAEVTGGDILVGKVTPKGETQLTPEEKLLRAIFGEKASDVKDSSLRVPNGVSGTVIDVQVFTRDGVEKDKRALEIEEMQLKQAKKDLSEELQILEAGLFGRIQAVLISGGVEADKLDKLPRERWLELGLTDEEKQNSLEQLAEQYDELKHEFEKKLEAKRRKITQGDDLAPGVLKIVKVYLAVKRQIQPGDKMAGRHGNKGVISKINPIEDMPYDENGTPVDIVLNPLGVPSRMNIGQILETHLGMAAKGIGEKINAMLKKQEEVSKLREFIQRAYDLGTDVRQKVDLNTFTDDEVLRLAENLKKGMPIATPVFDGAKESEIKELLQLGGLPSSGQITLFDGRTGEQFERQVTVGYMYMLKLNHLVDDKMHARSTGSYSLVTQQPLGGKAQFGGQRFGEMEVWALEAYGAAYTLQEMLTVKSDDVNGRTKMYKNIVDGNHQMEPGMPESFNVLLKEIRSLGINIELEDE from the coding sequence ATGGTTTACTCCTATACCGAGAAAAAACGTATTCGTAAGGATTTTGGTAAACGTCCACAAGTTTTGGACATACCTTATCTCCTTTCTATCCAGCTTGACTCGTTCCAGAAGTTTATCGAGCAAGATCCAGAAGGCCAGTACGGTCTGGAAGCAGCCTTCCGCTCCGTATTCCCGATCTCTAGCTACAGCGGCAACTCTGAGTTGCAGTATGTCAGCTACCGTTTGGGTGAGCCGGTCTTTGACGTAACTGAATGTCAGATCCGTGGCGTGACCTATTCGGCACCGCTGCGCGTGAAACTGCGTCTGGTGATCTACGAGCGCGAAGCGCCGGAAGGCACCGTAAAAGACATCAAAGAACAAGAAGTCTACATGGGTGAAATTCCACTCATGACCGACAACGGTACCTTTGTAATCAATGGTACTGAGCGTGTTATCGTTTCTCAGCTGCATCGTAGTCCTGGCGTGTTCTTTGACAGCGATAAGGGTAAAACGCACTCTTCCGGTAAAGTGCTGTATAACGCACGTATCATCCCTTACCGCGGTTCATGGCTCGACTTCGAGTTTGACCCGAAAGATAACCTCTTTGTCCGTATTGACCGTCGTCGTAAGCTGCCGGCCAGTATCATTCTGCGCGCGTTAAACTTCACCTCAGAACAAATCCTCGATCTGTTCTTTGATAAAGTCGTTTATGAAATCCGCGATAACAAACTGCAGATGGAACTGGTGCCTGAGCGCCTGCGTGGTGAAACCGCCTCCTTCGATATCGAAGCCAACGGCACGGTCTACGTTGAGAAAGGTCGTCGCATTACTGCGCGCCACATCCGTCAGCTGGAAAAAGACAGCATTCAGCATATCGAAGTGCCGGTTGAATACATTGCTGGCAAAGTAGTCGCTAAAGACTACGTCGACCTGAACACCGGCGAGCTGATTGTTCCTGCGAACATGGAATTATCACTGGATCTGCTGGCGAAGCTGAGCCAATCAGGCCACAAGCGCATCGAAACGCTGTTTACCAACGACCTGGATCACGGTGCATATATCTCCGAGACCCTGCGTGTTGACCCAACCAGCGATCGCTTAAGCGCACTGGTTGAGATCTACCGCATGATGCGTCCTGGTGAGCCACCAACGCGTGAAGCCGCTGAAAACCTGTTTGAGAACCTGTTCTTCTCTGAAGATCGTTACGATCTTTCTGCGGTTGGCCGCATGAAGTTCAACCGTTCTCTGCTGCGTGATGAGATCGAAGGTTCAGGTATCCTGAGCAAAGACGACATCATCGAAGTGATGAAGAAACTTATCGGTATCCGTAACGGTATCGGTGAAGTGGATGATATCGATCACCTCGGTAACCGTCGTATTCGTTCTGTTGGCGAGATGGCAGAAAACCAGTTCCGCGTAGGTCTGGTTCGTGTTGAGCGTGCAGTTAAAGAGCGTCTGTCTCTTGGCGACCTCGATACGCTGATGCCACAGGACATGATCAACGCTAAGCCGATTTCGGCAGCGGTGAAAGAGTTCTTCGGTTCAAGCCAGCTTTCCCAGTTTATGGATCAGAACAACCCGTTGTCTGAGATTACGCACAAACGTCGTATCTCTGCTCTGGGCCCAGGTGGTCTGACTCGTGAACGTGCCGGCTTCGAAGTACGTGACGTACACCCAACCCACTACGGTCGTGTATGTCCTATCGAAACCCCGGAAGGCCCGAACATCGGTCTGATCAACTCACTCTCTGTTTATGCGCAGACTAACGAATATGGTTTCCTTGAAACCCCATATCGTCGCGTTGTAGATGGCAAAGTGAGTGACGAAATTCATTACCTCTCTGCAATTGAAGAGGGTAACTACGTTATCGCTCAGGCGAACACCAACCTTGCAGACGATGGCAGCTTTGTTGACGATCTCGTCACCTGCCGTAGTAAGGGTGAATCAAGCCTGTTCAGCCGCGATCAGGTTGACTACATGGACGTTTCCACCCAGCAGGTGGTTTCTGTCGGTGCGTCACTGATCCCGTTCCTGGAGCACGATGATGCTAACCGCGCCTTGATGGGTGCGAACATGCAACGTCAGGCGGTTCCAACTCTGCGTGCTGATAAGCCGCTGGTTGGTACCGGTATGGAACGTGCAGTAGCGGTTGATTCCGGTGTAACTGCCGTAGCGAAACGTGGCGGTACCGTTCAGTATGTTGATGCTTCTCGTATCGTTATCAAAGTTAACGAAGAAGAGATGTATCCGGGCGAAGCGGGTATCGACATCTACAACCTGACCAAGTACACCCGTTCTAACCAGAACACCTGCATCAACCAGATGCCGTGTGTGAATCTGGGTGAGCCGATTGAGCGTGGCGATGTACTTGCTGATGGCCCGTCTACCGATCTCGGTGAGCTGGCGTTGGGTCAGAACATGCGCGTGGCGTTCATGCCATGGAACGGTTACAACTTCGAAGACTCCATCCTCGTATCCGAGCGTGTGGTTCAGGAAGATCGTTTCACCACTATTCACATCCAGGAACTGGCATGTGTGTCTCGTGACACCAAGCTGGGGCCAGAAGAGATCACCGCTGATATCCCGAATGTGGGTGAGGCTGCGCTTTCTAAACTGGATGAATCCGGCATCGTGTATATCGGTGCGGAAGTGACCGGTGGCGACATTCTGGTTGGTAAGGTTACGCCGAAAGGTGAAACCCAGCTGACGCCAGAAGAAAAACTGCTGCGTGCGATCTTCGGTGAAAAAGCCTCTGACGTGAAAGATTCGTCACTGCGCGTGCCGAACGGCGTATCCGGTACGGTTATCGATGTGCAGGTCTTCACCCGTGATGGCGTGGAAAAAGACAAGCGCGCGCTGGAAATCGAAGAGATGCAGCTGAAGCAGGCGAAGAAAGACCTGTCTGAAGAATTGCAGATCCTTGAAGCGGGCCTGTTCGGTCGTATCCAGGCGGTACTGATTTCGGGTGGTGTTGAAGCTGATAAGCTGGACAAACTGCCACGTGAGCGCTGGTTGGAGCTGGGCCTGACTGATGAAGAGAAGCAGAATTCTCTGGAGCAGTTGGCTGAGCAGTACGACGAGCTGAAGCACGAGTTTGAGAAGAAACTTGAAGCTAAGCGTCGCAAGATCACTCAAGGCGATGATTTGGCACCAGGCGTGCTGAAAATCGTTAAGGTGTATCTGGCTGTTAAGCGTCAGATCCAGCCTGGTGACAAGATGGCAGGTCGTCACGGTAACAAGGGTGTTATCTCGAAGATCAACCCTATCGAAGACATGCCTTACGATGAGAACGGTACGCCGGTCGACATCGTACTGAACCCGCTGGGCGTACCATCGCGTATGAACATCGGTCAGATTCTGGAAACTCACCTTGGTATGGCGGCGAAAGGCATTGGTGAAAAGATCAATGCGATGCTGAAGAAGCAGGAAGAAGTCTCCAAACTGCGTGAGTTCATCCAGCGTGCTTACGATCTGGGCACCGATGTGCGTCAGAAAGTTGACCTGAACACCTTCACCGACGACGAAGTGCTGCGTTTGGCAGAAAACCTGAAGAAGGGTATGCCAATCGCGACTCCGGTGTTTGATGGTGCGAAAGAGAGCGAAATCAAAGAGCTGCTGCAGCTCGGCGGTTTGCCTTCTTCCGGTCAGATCACCCTGTTCGACGGCCGTACCGGTGAGCAGTTTGAGCGTCAGGTAACCGTAGGTTACATGTACATGCTGAAACTGAACCACCTGGTCGACGATAAGATGCACGCACGTTCTACCGGTTCTTACAGCTTGGTTACTCAGCAGCCGCTGGGTGGTAAAGCGCAGTTCGGTGGACAGCGCTTCGGTGAGATGGAAGTGTGGGCACTGGAAGCATATGGTGCCGCGTATACCCTGCAGGAAATGCTTACCGTTAAATCTGATGACGTTAACGGCCGTACGAAGATGTATAAAAACATCGTCGACGGTAACCATCAGATGGAACCGGGCATGCCGGAATCCTTCAACGTACTGTTGAAAGAGATTCGCTCGCTGGGTATCAACATCGAGCTGGAAGACGAGTAA
- the rplL gene encoding 50S ribosomal protein L7/L12, with protein MSITKDQILEAVAAMSVMEVVELVSAMEEKFGVSAAAAVAVAAGPAEAVEEKTEFDVVLKSVGANKVAVIKAVRTATGLGLKEAKDLVEATGTIKEGISKDDAAALEAALKEAGAEVEVK; from the coding sequence ATGTCTATCACTAAAGACCAAATTCTGGAAGCGGTTGCCGCTATGTCCGTAATGGAAGTAGTTGAGCTGGTTTCTGCTATGGAAGAAAAATTCGGCGTTTCTGCTGCTGCCGCTGTAGCTGTTGCTGCTGGCCCAGCTGAAGCTGTTGAAGAAAAAACTGAGTTCGACGTAGTTCTGAAGTCTGTTGGCGCTAACAAAGTCGCAGTAATCAAAGCAGTACGTACTGCAACTGGCCTGGGCTTGAAAGAAGCTAAAGACCTGGTTGAAGCTACTGGTACTATCAAAGAAGGCATCAGCAAAGATGACGCAGCCGCTCTTGAAGCTGCTCTGAAAGAAGCTGGCGCTGAAGTTGAAGTTAAGTAA
- the rplJ gene encoding 50S ribosomal protein L10, with amino-acid sequence MALNLQGKQAIVAEVSEVAKGALSAVVADSRGVTVDKMTELRKAGREAGVYMRVVRNTLLRRVVEGTPFECLKDTFVGPTLIAYSMEHPGAAARLFKDFAKANAKFEVKAAAFEGELITAANIDRLATLPTYEEALARLMSTMKEAAAGKLVRTLAAVRDAKEAA; translated from the coding sequence ATGGCATTAAATCTTCAAGGCAAACAAGCGATTGTTGCTGAAGTTAGCGAAGTAGCCAAAGGTGCGCTTTCAGCGGTGGTTGCGGATTCCCGCGGTGTAACCGTTGATAAAATGACCGAACTGCGTAAAGCAGGTCGTGAAGCTGGCGTTTACATGCGTGTTGTTCGTAACACCCTGCTGCGCCGCGTCGTTGAAGGTACTCCTTTTGAGTGCCTGAAAGACACGTTTGTTGGTCCGACCCTGATTGCATATTCTATGGAACACCCGGGCGCTGCTGCTCGTCTGTTCAAAGATTTCGCTAAAGCGAATGCAAAATTCGAGGTCAAAGCTGCAGCCTTTGAAGGTGAGCTGATCACGGCGGCCAATATTGACCGTCTGGCAACTCTGCCGACTTACGAAGAAGCACTGGCACGTCTGATGTCGACCATGAAAGAAGCCGCTGCTGGCAAACTGGTCCGTACTCTGGCTGCTGTGCGCGATGCAAAAGAAGCGGCTTAA
- the rplA gene encoding 50S ribosomal protein L1, whose product MAKLTKRMSVIRDKVDATKQYDINEAVALLKELATAKFVESVDVAVNLGIDARKSDQNVRGATVLPHGTGRSVRVAVFTQGANAEAAKAAGAELVGMEDLAEQIKKGEMNFDVVIASPDAMRVVGQLGQVLGPRGLMPNPKVGTVTPNVAEAVKNAKAGQVRYRNDKNGIIHTTIGKVDFDADKLKENLESLLVALKKAKPSQAKGVYIKKVSISTTMGAGVAVDQAGLSASAN is encoded by the coding sequence ATGGCTAAGCTGACCAAGCGCATGAGCGTAATCCGTGACAAAGTTGATGCTACTAAGCAGTACGACATCAACGAAGCTGTTGCTCTGCTGAAAGAACTGGCTACCGCTAAGTTCGTAGAAAGCGTTGACGTTGCTGTCAACCTCGGCATCGATGCACGTAAATCTGATCAGAACGTACGCGGTGCGACCGTTCTGCCACACGGTACTGGTCGTTCAGTACGTGTTGCTGTCTTCACCCAAGGTGCAAACGCTGAAGCTGCTAAAGCAGCCGGCGCAGAACTGGTAGGTATGGAAGACCTGGCTGAGCAGATCAAAAAAGGCGAAATGAACTTTGACGTTGTTATCGCATCTCCAGATGCAATGCGCGTTGTTGGCCAGTTGGGCCAGGTTCTGGGTCCACGCGGCCTGATGCCAAACCCGAAAGTGGGTACTGTAACCCCTAACGTTGCTGAAGCAGTGAAAAACGCTAAAGCAGGTCAGGTTCGTTATCGTAACGACAAAAACGGCATCATCCACACTACCATTGGTAAAGTGGATTTTGACGCTGACAAACTGAAAGAAAACCTGGAATCTCTGCTGGTCGCGCTGAAAAAAGCAAAACCATCACAGGCGAAAGGCGTGTACATCAAGAAAGTCAGCATCTCTACCACCATGGGCGCCGGCGTTGCCGTTGACCAGGCTGGTCTGAGCGCATCAGCAAACTAA
- the rplK gene encoding 50S ribosomal protein L11, with product MAKKVQAYVKLQVAAGMANPSPPVGPALGQQGVNIMEFCKAFNAKTESLEKGLPTPVVITVYSDRSFTFVTKTPPAAVLLKKAAGIKSGSGKPNKDKVGKVSRAQVREIAETKAADMTGSDVEAMTRSIEGTARSMGLVVED from the coding sequence ATGGCCAAGAAAGTACAAGCCTACGTTAAGCTGCAAGTTGCAGCTGGTATGGCTAACCCAAGTCCACCTGTTGGTCCAGCTCTGGGTCAGCAGGGTGTTAACATTATGGAATTCTGCAAAGCGTTCAACGCGAAAACTGAATCCCTGGAGAAAGGTCTGCCTACTCCAGTTGTTATCACCGTATACAGTGACCGTTCTTTCACCTTCGTTACCAAAACGCCTCCGGCTGCCGTACTGCTGAAAAAAGCAGCGGGCATCAAGTCTGGTTCTGGTAAGCCGAACAAAGACAAAGTCGGTAAAGTTTCTCGTGCTCAGGTACGTGAAATCGCAGAAACTAAAGCTGCGGACATGACTGGTTCTGACGTAGAAGCGATGACTCGCTCTATCGAAGGTACTGCTCGTTCCATGGGCCTGGTAGTAGAGGATTAA
- the nusG gene encoding transcription termination/antitermination protein NusG, whose product MSEAPKKRWYVVQAFSGFEARVAKSLHEHIKLHNMEELFGEVMVPTEEVVEIRGGQRRKSERKFFPGYVLVQMVMNDASWHLVRSVPRVMGFIGGTSDRPAPISDKEVDAIMNRLQQVGDKPRPKTLFEPGEMVRVSDGPFADFNGVVEEVDYEKSRLKVSVSIFGRATPVELDFAQVEKG is encoded by the coding sequence ATGTCTGAAGCTCCAAAAAAACGCTGGTACGTCGTTCAGGCGTTCTCCGGTTTTGAAGCTCGCGTAGCGAAGTCGCTGCACGAGCATATCAAACTGCACAACATGGAAGAGCTTTTTGGCGAAGTCATGGTGCCGACTGAAGAAGTCGTTGAAATCCGTGGTGGCCAGCGTCGTAAAAGCGAACGCAAATTCTTCCCTGGCTATGTACTGGTTCAGATGGTGATGAATGATGCCAGCTGGCACTTAGTACGCAGTGTGCCGCGTGTAATGGGCTTTATTGGTGGTACTTCTGACCGTCCAGCGCCAATCAGTGATAAAGAAGTAGATGCGATCATGAACCGCCTGCAGCAGGTTGGTGATAAGCCGCGTCCAAAAACACTGTTCGAGCCAGGCGAAATGGTACGTGTCAGCGATGGTCCATTTGCCGACTTCAACGGTGTGGTCGAAGAAGTGGACTACGAGAAGAGTCGCTTGAAAGTGTCTGTTTCCATCTTTGGCCGTGCAACGCCAGTAGAACTCGATTTTGCTCAGGTGGAGAAAGGTTAA
- the secE gene encoding preprotein translocase subunit SecE: MSANTEAQGSGRGLEAIKWVVVIALLLVAIVGNYIYRDVTLPLRALAVVVLIAAAGGIALLTIKGKATVAFAREAKTEMRKVIWPTRQETLHTTLIVAAVTAVMSLILWGLDGILVRLVSFITGLRF; the protein is encoded by the coding sequence ATGAGTGCGAATACCGAAGCTCAAGGAAGCGGGCGCGGCCTTGAAGCGATAAAATGGGTAGTTGTGATCGCATTGCTCCTGGTAGCAATCGTCGGCAACTATATTTATCGCGATGTAACACTGCCGCTGCGCGCGCTGGCTGTGGTTGTGCTGATCGCTGCCGCTGGCGGCATTGCATTGTTGACAATCAAAGGCAAGGCGACAGTGGCATTTGCTCGTGAAGCAAAAACCGAAATGCGTAAGGTCATTTGGCCGACTCGCCAGGAAACATTGCACACCACGTTAATCGTTGCCGCGGTAACTGCCGTGATGTCACTGATTTTGTGGGGGCTGGATGGTATTCTGGTCCGTCTGGTATCGTTTATCACTGGCCTGAGGTTCTGA
- the tuf gene encoding elongation factor Tu translates to MAKEQFQRNKLHVNVGTIGHVDHGKTTLTAAITTVLAKTNGGQARAFDQIDSTPEEKARGITINTAHVEYETPSRHYAHVDCPGHADYVKNMITGAAQMDGAILVVAATDGPMPQTREHILLGRQVGVPYIIVFLNKCDMVDDEELLELVEMEVRDLLSQYDFPGDDTPIVRGSALKALEGNAEWEAKITELAGHLDTYIPDPVRAIDMPFLLPIEDVFSISGRGTVVTGRVERGIVKVGDEVEIVGIKPTVKSTCTGVEMFRKLLDQGQAGENCGVLLRGIKREDIQRGQVLAKPGSIKPHTKFVSEVYVLSKDEGGRHTPFFKGYRPQFYFRTTDVTGNVELPEGVEMVMPGDNVKMTVELIHPIAMDQGLRFAIREGGRTVGAGVVAEVIA, encoded by the coding sequence ATGGCTAAAGAGCAATTTCAACGCAACAAACTGCACGTAAACGTGGGCACCATCGGTCACGTCGACCACGGTAAAACCACCCTGACTGCTGCAATCACTACCGTTCTGGCTAAAACCAACGGCGGCCAGGCGCGTGCGTTCGACCAGATCGACAGCACTCCTGAAGAAAAAGCACGTGGTATCACCATCAACACGGCACACGTTGAGTATGAAACCCCGTCTCGCCACTATGCACACGTTGACTGCCCAGGCCACGCCGACTATGTGAAAAACATGATCACCGGCGCTGCGCAGATGGACGGCGCAATCCTGGTTGTTGCTGCGACTGACGGCCCAATGCCGCAGACTCGTGAGCACATCCTGCTGGGTCGTCAGGTTGGCGTTCCTTACATCATCGTGTTCCTGAACAAGTGCGACATGGTTGATGACGAAGAGCTGCTGGAACTGGTTGAAATGGAAGTCCGTGACCTGCTGTCACAGTACGATTTCCCAGGCGACGACACTCCAATCGTTCGCGGTTCAGCACTGAAAGCGCTGGAAGGCAACGCTGAGTGGGAAGCTAAGATCACTGAGCTGGCTGGTCACCTGGATACTTACATCCCGGATCCAGTTCGTGCTATCGACATGCCATTCCTGCTGCCAATCGAAGACGTATTCTCAATCTCTGGCCGTGGTACCGTTGTTACCGGTCGTGTAGAGCGCGGTATCGTTAAAGTGGGCGATGAAGTTGAAATCGTTGGTATCAAGCCGACTGTTAAGTCGACCTGTACCGGCGTTGAAATGTTCCGCAAACTGCTGGACCAGGGTCAAGCAGGCGAGAACTGTGGTGTTCTGCTGCGCGGTATCAAGCGTGAAGACATCCAGCGTGGCCAGGTTCTGGCTAAGCCGGGTTCAATCAAGCCACATACCAAGTTCGTATCAGAAGTATACGTACTGTCTAAAGACGAAGGCGGCCGTCATACTCCGTTCTTCAAAGGCTACCGTCCACAGTTCTACTTCCGTACTACTGACGTGACCGGTAACGTTGAGCTGCCAGAAGGCGTTGAGATGGTAATGCCTGGCGACAACGTGAAAATGACCGTTGAGCTGATCCACCCAATCGCGATGGACCAGGGTCTGCGTTTCGCAATCCGCGAAGGCGGCCGTACCGTAGGCGCGGGCGTTGTTGCTGAAGTTATCGCTTAA
- the coaA gene encoding type I pantothenate kinase, which translates to MSKKTTPLTTPYLQFNRQQWAALRDSVPMTLAEGEIERLRGINEDLSLEEVAEIYLPLSRLLNFYISSNLRRQAVLEQFLGTNGQKIPYIISIAGSVAVGKSTTARVLQALLSRWPEHRKVELITTDGFLHPNAVLKERGLMKKKGFPQSYDMHRLVNFVSDLKSGASQVTAPVYSHLIYDVIPDGDKVVQQPDILILEGLNVLQSGMDYPHDPHHVFVSDFVDFSIYVDAPESLLESWYVNRFLKFREGAFSDPDSYFHHYSQLPEEDALNIARGLWKEINWLNLKENILPTRERASLIMTKSADHAVQSLRLRK; encoded by the coding sequence ATGAGTAAAAAAACGACACCTCTAACTACGCCCTATTTACAGTTCAATCGTCAGCAATGGGCAGCGCTACGCGACTCGGTGCCAATGACGCTGGCCGAAGGTGAAATTGAACGTTTACGTGGCATAAACGAAGATCTTTCATTAGAAGAAGTAGCCGAGATCTATCTTCCACTCTCACGCCTGCTTAATTTCTATATCAGCTCAAATTTGAGACGCCAGGCGGTGCTTGAGCAGTTTCTTGGTACCAATGGTCAAAAAATTCCCTATATCATCAGTATTGCTGGCAGTGTTGCCGTTGGTAAAAGCACCACGGCTCGTGTGCTACAAGCATTACTTAGCCGCTGGCCAGAACACCGCAAGGTTGAGCTGATCACTACCGATGGTTTCTTGCATCCTAATGCCGTGCTTAAAGAGCGCGGTTTGATGAAGAAAAAAGGATTCCCGCAATCCTATGATATGCATCGTCTGGTAAATTTCGTTTCCGACTTAAAATCCGGCGCAAGCCAGGTGACAGCACCGGTTTATTCACATCTTATTTATGATGTTATCCCGGACGGAGACAAAGTCGTACAACAGCCCGATATCCTTATTCTTGAAGGATTGAATGTTTTACAAAGCGGCATGGATTATCCTCACGATCCTCACCATGTATTTGTCTCAGATTTCGTGGATTTTTCTATTTATGTTGACGCACCTGAGTCGTTACTCGAAAGTTGGTATGTAAACCGATTTTTGAAATTCCGTGAGGGAGCGTTTAGCGATCCTGACTCTTATTTCCATCACTATTCTCAATTGCCAGAAGAGGATGCGCTCAATATCGCACGCGGGCTCTGGAAAGAGATTAACTGGCTTAATCTTAAGGAAAATATCCTCCCGACTCGTGAACGCGCTAGTCTTATTATGACTAAATCAGCAGATCACGCAGTACAAAGTCTTCGGTTAAGAAAATAG
- the birA gene encoding bifunctional biotin--[acetyl-CoA-carboxylase] ligase/biotin operon repressor BirA: MKDNSVPLKLVALLADGEFHSGEQLGEALGMSRAAINKHIQTLKSWGLDVYTVTGKGYSLPAAMQLLDEEVILSHLHQPDLAVIPVIDSTNQYLLERMNQLPSGYACIAEYQQAGRGRRGRKWFSPFGTNLYMSMYWRLEQGPAAAMGLSLVIGIVMAEVIQSLGAPDIRVKWPNDLYLNDRKLAGILVELTGKTGDAAQIVIGAGINLLMRSEGAAEINQGWINLQEAGIEIDRNELAAKLLNSLREALPIFERDGLAPFVTRWEALDNFINRSVKLLIGEREVHGIARGIDNQGGLLLEQGGEIKSWVGGEISLRPGN, from the coding sequence ATGAAAGATAATAGCGTGCCGTTAAAGTTAGTGGCACTTTTGGCTGATGGTGAATTTCACTCTGGTGAACAACTCGGTGAAGCGCTTGGGATGAGCCGGGCTGCTATTAATAAGCATATTCAAACCCTGAAAAGCTGGGGTTTAGATGTGTATACGGTGACGGGAAAAGGTTATAGCCTGCCAGCAGCTATGCAGTTATTAGATGAAGAAGTCATTTTGTCACATTTGCATCAACCCGATCTGGCAGTTATTCCTGTTATTGATTCTACCAACCAATATTTGCTGGAACGCATGAACCAGCTCCCTTCAGGCTATGCATGCATTGCCGAATATCAACAAGCAGGACGAGGACGCCGCGGCCGGAAATGGTTCTCTCCATTTGGTACCAACCTCTATATGTCAATGTATTGGCGCCTTGAGCAGGGGCCAGCAGCGGCAATGGGGTTGAGTTTAGTTATTGGTATTGTCATGGCTGAAGTCATTCAGTCGTTAGGTGCGCCTGATATACGCGTTAAATGGCCAAATGATCTTTATCTTAATGATCGTAAACTCGCGGGTATTTTGGTTGAGTTAACGGGTAAAACCGGTGATGCTGCGCAGATCGTTATAGGTGCCGGTATTAATTTGCTAATGCGCTCAGAAGGGGCAGCGGAAATTAATCAGGGCTGGATCAATTTGCAGGAAGCGGGAATCGAGATTGATCGCAATGAACTGGCCGCGAAATTACTCAACAGCCTGCGCGAAGCGCTACCAATTTTTGAGCGTGATGGTTTAGCACCTTTTGTTACGCGCTGGGAAGCCCTTGATAACTTTATTAATCGTTCTGTGAAGCTACTGATTGGCGAGCGTGAGGTACATGGTATTGCACGTGGAATCGATAACCAGGGGGGCTTATTACTAGAGCAGGGTGGTGAAATTAAATCGTGGGTGGGAGGAGAGATTTCTCTTAGGCCTGGTAATTAA